CGAGACTGCATACCAAAGATTGGTCAACAAATTGTTTAGATAGCAAATTGATCGGAATGTTGAGACCTATGTGGATGATCTCCTCATTAAGAGCTGTTACCTTGCCGGGTTAATAGGGGACTTACGGGAAGTCTTTGATATATTACGGAAAAATCTGATGATACTAAATCCTAAAAAGTGTATCTTTGGAGTCTTCTCAGGAAAGTTTCTTAGATTCATGGTATCAAAGAGCAAAATCAAACCTAATCCTGACAAGGTCCAAGCCATACGTGATATGAAGCCTCTGAAGATGGTCTGCAATGTTCAACGTTTCACAGGACAGATAGCGGCTCTTAACCAATTTCTTTCTTGGTCAacagtttagggttttccattttttaaatcttaaaaaagGGAGATACCTTTGAATGGACGAAAAAATGTCAGAAAGCTTTTAATAACCTTAAACAATATATATAGTCTTTGTCGATTCTTGCATCTCCACTTTTCGAAAAAACGATGTATTTATACTTGTTGACTACTTATAAAGCAAAAGTGCGACACTCGTCAAAAGTAAGGGAAAAATTTTAAAGCCAGTCTATTATGTTAGCCGAACCTTCAGAGTCTTCAACAGCGGTACCCAACCCACCTGTGGAAAAACTTGTCCTTTGCTTGGTACATGCGACTCGGAGACTTAAGTCATACTTTCAGACTCATCCAATTTGTGTCATGACCTATTAGCCTATTTGCCAAACCTTGACAAAACCCGAGGCCTCGGAAAGATTGATGAAATGGGTAATTAAACTTGATGAGTTTGATATCACATATTAATCGAGAATAGCAATTAAATCTCAAACCCTTATCGATTTTATCGCTGAACTAACCCCTAAAAAAGTAAACCCATATACATCTGCAACATCTCGCCCTTGGATTATGTACATGAATGGATCCTATAATAAAGAAGGTAAAATGGCCAGCATGCTATTTATTATCTCTGAAGGATATGAGTGCACATACACCTTTCGTTTCAGTTTTCATGTCTCCAATAATGAAGCCGAATATGAAACCCTAATTACCAAACTAAATATAGCTCAAAAACTAGGATTCAAAATTTAGAAGTTTATAGTGACTCCCAGTTGATGGTTTGACAAATATTAGGTGACTACGAAGTTCGGGAGAACAATTTGAACAGATATCTGAGTCGTGTTCACGATATGTTGAAGACTTTTCAGTCTGTTAACATGCACCATATTCCTAGATCTCAAAATAAAAAGGCCAATACTTTATCTAATATGGCATCATTTTTCTTCACATCATTTATGAAACCAGTCTTCATAGAGATCCTTAATCAGCCTAACTTGGATAATCAGCAGATTTATCTTGTTCAAGGAGGCCTATGTAGACGGACCCTATCTTTGCATACCTTGCTGAGGGAACCTTATCGAAAATCGATAGATAGTCTAGCAAGTATAGTTAAAAGCGGTAAGGTATGCACTGTATGAGGGGCAATTGTATCGAAGATCTTACCTTGGCCCATGGATAAAATGAATTACTCCTGAAAAGTGATATAGCATCTTAAGGGAAATCCATGAGGGATTGTGTAGAACATACTATGGACCTTAAATATTAGCCCGAAAAGCATTCCTGTTAGAATATTTCTGACCTATTATGATCCGTAACTCTCAAGACCTCATACGCACTTGCGAGACTTAGCAAGTGCACACCCTAGAGCATCATCATCCAACTTCAGAGTTGATTCCAATCACTTCACCATGGCTTTTCAAATAGTGGGGGACGGATATCCTAGAACCACACCCCCAAGCGATATGAGGTTACCGATTCTTGTTGATCGCCATTGACTACTTTACAAAATAGATAGAAATCGAGTCATTAACTACCATTACCAAATGGAGTATTAAAAACTTCATTTGGAAGCAAATCATTTGCCAATTTGGTATACTTAGGATAATCATCTCGAACAATGGAAAATAATTTGGTGAAAATCCCTTCCGAGCTTAGTGTGAGAAATTGCACACTCAGCAGTACTTCACCTCGGTAAACTACCTTCAAATGAATGGCCAAGCTGAAAACCTCAATCGAACCATCGTGTAAGGTCTTAAGATTCTCTTGGCTCATACTCACATCTCCTGAGTAGAAGAGTTATCAAGTGTCCTCTTGACTTACCGGACCATTTCATTCACAATTCAAAAAATTCTACTCTCGTTAATCTACGGTATTGAAGTAATGTCCCCGTCAATGCATTTGTTTCGAGTATATATTTGCTCAACTACGTAGTCGAGGCTAATGATCAGGAGAGACAAATTGAATTGGATCTCTTAGAAGAGAAACAACAATTATCCTATGCCCGGACCATATACTATAAAAATATATTAGCTCAATATTACTACTGTCGAGTGAGAGAATGATGATTCGATGTTGGAGATTTGATCATTCGCAAGAATTCTATCAGTTAAACTCAAAACATCAGAATTGTAGTGTTAGCTGGCTTTCAAGACTTCTAAATCCAATTTAGGGTGGTGCTTCCAAACTTCATCTATGGCAGATATCCATCCAAAAGAAAACATAGGCTTATTCATGTCCATTAGGTCCTTAAGAAATTCATTGGACTTGGTATATATGCTCACGGCCTCAAGGGTGCTTAGGTGGAGCTCAATTTTGTAGGTCTTAACCTGTTTTTTCAACCAAATCTCACACTCCTCCAGAGCagttttcaaaaactatagTCAGATTGTCAAATCTTTATTCACAGTCTAGAAGTCTTTGGCTTTCTGAGCCTTTGCTTTGGCTGCTTGGACTTGCTCCAATAACTTAGGGCACTTTTCTAGTAGCTTGCTATATTAGAAGATGATATTGGCAATGAAAGCATCACTCCAtgacaaaaaaagaaattaggaaattataaaatgatacaagaaaaaatttaaatgaatgATCACTATATACCCCGGCCTTAGTGACGAAGTGGTCCTCCAGAAGTTCTACCGGACTCCTCTATTTGGTGGAAGCTCAGTCACGGGGCAAGATCAAAGCCAAGCACAAATTTCAGGCCACTTAGGGAAAGGAAGCATGATCATTGACATTAACCTCCTAATTCGGGTAGAAATACTTGAGAGGGTGAGTGGTATTTCCCTCAGGGATGGACACGGGAGGGACAGAGTGTTGCGACCAAAGTGAGGAGGTTTCTTGCATAATCATTAATCCTTTCCCCTTTCCAGGGCCCGAGGTCTTCTCAAGAGTGATAGGTGTTCGCTTGTATGCCACTGTGACCTCTGTGTTGTCGGCGATCGTGATAGGAGCCAAGACGGAAACAATCACCGTGGATCTTAAGGTGTCACTTCGGGCAATCTTTGCGGTGGGTTTTCTCAAGGTATCTCTTCCcgactttctctttcttttcgcAATCTCAATACCAGAAGAAGCAATCATGTTGGTGATGTTTTTCACTGTAAAAATGAGAGATACATCAGTTAGCGACcttgatgctcaaaaaaatTAAAGGAGCAGGATTTACAATTTTTCTTAAACCTCTTTCAATAATAGGGTTTGCTTTTCAGATTGATGTAGACACAACTAATACCACCATTGGCCAACACAGTCTCAAAAAAAGGTAACTAAATATAATCAAATTggatttgtttaattttttgaaggGTTCCTCTTTTACGTTCCTGGGGTCTGGGTCAGTATCTGCGCCTATCAACCTCCACCAAAGGCCCTTTGAAAAAAACTTGCAGAGAATGAAGAAGAACCTATGTTTTCAATACTTTATAGAGGAATGGGGGTCCACCATAAGAAACCTCATTTGCATCTTCAGTTGGGAATAGGCCCCAAAATAGAACCTCCAATTGTCTTATCCTTTGCATTTGATCGTTTAAAATCTCCTAAATAGATCTACCGAGACCTCCACTTAAGATGTTTGCACAACATCTCAAAGCCGACAAGCGTACAGATTGCGTTCAGCATTAGTTGGGTGATTCAAACCCCTTAATAAAAGAGACTAATCCGGAGGAAACTTGTCAAGTAAAGTCACAATCCCACCTTCACTTGTTCACGGTAGATCGCCACGTAACCTCGAGAAGGCCAGCAGGccctttcttcttgcttcaggACTTTGGCTCTCATATTCAGAGGCCAAGAATAGTAGTCCAATATGTCTTGCACGTTCTTTCATGACACAAAACTCTCAAACTCAAATACTAATCTGATGTCAAATTCAGCCAGATTCTCTAGAAACCTAGGTACCTCAGGAGATTCATAAAATTCATGTATTATAGGGCGGTTAGTAGGATGGGTTGAAGTACCTTCTTAAGAGCCCTCAATATTATCGATGTCCCCTTCAGGGACACTTGATTCAACTTGTTCATTGGGATTCTCTCTCAAACTGGTTTCTATTCTTGAGGCTCGTGGGCGGCGGTGTACCCCTCATGCCATGTTGAATTACTTACTTAGATTTACTTCGAAAGAAAGGAATATCCATACATAACTCTAAAAAATATTGCCAAAGTTGACAAGAAAGCCATGTAGAAATTGAATCACTACGAGAACAaaaaatcaaccaaacatatgtgagaagaaaggaaaagacaaAAAGAAGACTAAGTCCCCTATTTATAGGAGGCTACAAACAAAAAGTCTGTTCATTGAATTTTCTCgagattttgaaattcaaaattgactcgTAATTCGTGCCCTGCTATAATTGACTTGACTCATCGACTCTGACGAATGTCCTGTCAACACCTATTTCCATAATGATGGGCATGATTATATGCTGGTAGATCGCCTGAGAAAACCTCCCGAGCTAGGGGCCTAGTTGAGTGATCCGAGTGTGGCTCTTCAGATCCCATGCCTTCTCGAGATCTTTACACTATACAGGGATATATTCTTAAATTTTGGAAGGTATCACGAGACGTGCATGGGGATGACAAGGAATGATTGATGTGACTTCTAACataaaaataggctttagtggACCCATCCTGTTAATGTACAGGACCTATGGTTGACCTATAGCTACGCTCTATTTTATAAAAGCAATTCAAAGTTTGAGGCTCCCTTTTTCCTTGATTATTATAAATAGCTTCATATGAACAAGAAATAGAGGTAATAGTAGAATTCCATCTGAAACTCCTCATTTATTGTTTACCACACTCCTAGCTAATTAGGCACCAAAGGTAAAATAGGGAGAAAGCCCCGTTTCCTCTCTCTCATTTTGCAAGGATTTTGAGAGTTTGCCGACCTCACCTTCTCGTGGAATTCCTTACTTGCACATATATAAAATAGGAAACTCTACAAGTAATatttccttgagaaatttcttATGGTATATAATTTAACATTAAAAAATTTCCTTGACAAATGAGTCTGGAAACTAGAGGGTGACAAaggaacatttttttttaaatgaatgcTTGGAAGATTATGCAAATGTGAAAAAGAGTCTAGATAACCTCAAACATAAATTAAAGAcatcaagaaaaaggaaaaaaaggttgCATAACTACAAATCTTTGAACagaatttaaataaaccaaagaGGTGAATACAATGATTagttgaaaaaagaaatcttgaatcagggaaaaaaaatgcatgaacaaTGTACCAACAGTGAAAGAAAAGATATGTCATGAGTTTCCTCAAATTTATGGTGACACGTCTATGTAGTGATTAAGTACCCTTTGCTGCAGCTAAAGTCCCCCACAGCCAAACATCACCAAGTGATTCTCCTGAAGTTAACTAGCCCCCTAATTGCATGATTAGGAGATGGACCTCGAGTCAGAGTATCCTATTGATTTGCCTAATGTGACTTGTGCCGCCTGATACATTGCTGTGGCAAGTCTACGACTGACATCACCAAACTACTCTTAGCCATGATGTCAGCATATGGACCCGATTTTCCATAATCCTTACTCTTCTCTACTAGTATAAATACCCTCCATTCTTTCTCACTGAGGAGGTAACCATTATTACTCCTAGCCTTCTTAGGTATCTcagctttttgcctcttttacATACTTAGGCATTAGAGTTCCATCGGGGGATAGCCTCGCTTCGTTTTCGTGCTGTGTTGCAGATCTCAGCCCGAGTTGTTCATCAACGAATTGCACCTCATCCGCACAggtatagaagattaatccgAAAATGTCAGTTACTCATTTTGCTTGGACCATTTTTCACTGAAtcccaaaatttttccaaaaaaggtACAAATTAGGGCCATTTTATTCGTCAAATCCTAGGTGGATTTCATACCTAAACTGATAAAATAAAGAGCCTACATACCAAAACTCTCGTGACCATACATAGAAAGTGAAAGATTAATTTAACCTATTCTACCAACTTATTAAATATCAGATCTAGCCAAGTTATTAGACAGATAGATACATGTACTCTCTCTTCGACTACTATACATATGTCTAGAATGTTTTGTGTCAACTGAGCCataagaaattcaaatttttaagcATTTGATCTTTTggattttggtcatttttcttCTGAATCTTTTTCTCACTTGGAATAGGGCTTGAATATggtaaaagggaaaagaaaagatgattcAAATAGAATTCCTGCCTTCTTCAAGGCTTTCATCCCGAATACCAGCACAGAGAGATTGGTAAGTTCTTCTTGTTGTTTCCCTGTAAGGTTTTGTTCCTATTATATACTTTTTGGAGTATATATCTAAGATTTTATGAGGGTGATTGAATATAATTCTGATTTCCTTCTTTATGAGGTGTTTGTGAAAAGGGAGGAAGAAAAGGGGTGGAAGGCAGTGTAAATTGAAAGACAGAAAATTTGGTTTTCATTCTATATAATAGAATGAAATGATAAATTTAGGCATAATCTGTAAGAGAAATGTAGGAACACAAACATTTTTTGGTATGTAATTTCTATATCTAATATTTCTACTAAAATTTGTATTAGTGAACATGTGATGCACGTGAAAACTTTGTGGGCAATCTAGATTAAATTCTGAATTTTGATGTGTCACAGCCATCAAGTAATGCAAATTGATTTTTTGGTCATGAATTTAATCTAGTAAATAATTATGAATAATGTCGAAGAACAGATGACAAACGATAACCAAAGCATCAATAGAGTAACATTTTTGCACAGAAGAAAAAGCATTATAACATTCTTGCCTAATAAACACTTATAGATCTACATTTTTCTGTAAAagtaagattaaaaaaaaaaagtgatcttGTCATGAAACTTCGCTTCTTAGATAATTTTATCAATTAAAGCAGTCACGTTAGAAGCTTACATAACAAAGAAACCCTGGCCGTAAATTGGGCCTTACTACTTCAGGATTTTTTTGCAAGTGATCAATCTGGTTGTTGTTTTTGTAaacataaatttattttctcttttagaatatttatttattttacctAAATAGTTTCGttcttgtatttttgggaaGGTCTGATCGGGAAAGGAATCggtattgtaaatattttaaCAAATATATAAGTTGATTTTTCGCtacctacaaaaaaaaattgcttgtTTTGCGCATGATGCCTAATTGCCTATTGGATATGTCATATATATAATGTAGGTGCTTTGTAATGATTAATCATAAGAGCAAAATTGAGCCAAAAACCTCAAAACATATGTAATGATTTGGCTCTCATTACTAAAATTGCATCCCTCCTTTCCCTTGGCTTTAGATACTTTAATGTCATAAAAAATTTCTGATTATATGTCTCTTGTCAGAAAATTCCTATTGCATTTACAAAGATGATTCGAGGAAGCCTACCTGACAAGGCATTCTTGAGGGATCGCTATGGAAATATATGGCCAGTGGAGCTTGCAAGAATTGAGAATGCAACTTTTTTTCTTGAGGGCtgggcaaaatttgttaaagataATTCTGTGGAACTTGGAGATTTCTTAGTTTTTCATTTTGATGGCAATTGTGTTTTTAATGTAAAACTTCTCGGGCATACTGCATGTGATAAGAAAGGAGTTGGAGGTCGTATGTTTAAAGTCAAGGAAGAggaggaaaatgaaaaagaagacGATGAAAAGGGTGAAAATGAAAGCTTGCAAAACAATTATAATACTGTTGATGAAACTGATCATAATGAAGAATACAATgcagaggaggaggaagaagaagaagaagaaatgcaagtcCAACAGAAAGCCAAGTCTAACCAAAGAGCTGCAAAACCAAAGGCTTCTTGCAAGGGTTTGAAAAAGATTAAGAAAAGCATCAATGGCATgttctttttagtttttctttactAGTTATTTGGTTTTTCATTAGATATTATTTACTAAAATcctggccttttttttttaactaatcgGATTAACAGGACCAGCTGATCTAGTCAGCCACAAATCTGGAACtgaagctagcaaatgcaattTGTGGAAGGCAAAACGAATAGATGCTTATGGTTTTAATCTTTTCAAGTCAGGAAAAATTCCCCAGCCAAAAAATCCTTATTTTGTCACAAAAGTAAGGACAAAGAGGCAAGATGAATTGGTAAGTTAAATTTGTCTGCAGCTCTGAacgtttttttgttttttggttctCATATATACGCATTACAGATTTAAATATGTTCACATATATTTACTTGATATCCTTGATTTTCGACCGACTTGAGAATTTATTGCGCACAATTATATTTCAACTTCTAATAATCAAGTCCACCTCCACATACAAGAAATGTCTATGGCTACATATTTGgctttaagggaaaaaaaaaaggcatttcTCTTGATTGATTAAGATCACCTATGTTAGAATATTAGTTACTTGTAAAAACTTTACAGCATTGTTGGATGAATGCAGTATGTTCCAGTTGATGTTGTTAAAGACCACAATCTTGAATTCCCACCAGAGATTGTCCTCCATGATCCCAAGGGGAGGGAGTGGCGTGCGAGACTTCGCCGGTGGTCGGATGGTCGTATATGGTACTGTGGTGGCTGGCGATCCCTCTGCAGACTGAACCTGGTTGGAGAAGAAGACATTTGCATTTGTGAGTTTGTGAAAAGAGAGGGTGGAGGGCTTCGCATAAATGTGACATTTGTCCGCCCAGAAGATCTTGCATAAATTCATAAGAAATAGCTCCTGAAATGGTGGATCAAGATACTCGATCATCTTTATCTTGTTTATTTGCAGAATTCAGTTAAACTTGTTTGGTTTTCATTATGGTTAATTAACTGTGACCTTGTTGTTTGTTTATTGTGGATTTTATGGTAACCTTGGATGCTTTATCCATTGTCAAGACTGCAAAGTTCAGGTTTTGGACTTTGGATGGTAATTTGTTTTGTTCATCAACTTCGTCTGGTCTGGTTTTCATTTGTGTTTTGAAAgattatgtgatttttcttCATCCAAGGAACATGCTTTCCCTATTAGGGCATTTATTATCATTAATTTCATGCACTGATTATATGCATTTCCACACATAAAACATAGTGTGGATCAACAAATGTCTTAGGTAAAAGTATACAGTCCTCAGTAAATTTAAGTGAAGCATGCagggtttttcttttcctacatATACACTCTTCTTGTTTTACTAACCATTCTGTTTCTCAATCAGTGGGTAGACTGGTGATTTAAACTTTAGACATATTTTGCTGCTTTTCATCTTTATCCATTTTTGTATTTGGATAGTTGCcatcaaaatttatttgtttaatcaTGTATTGACAGTAGCATCAAAAAGGAATTAATTAACAAGATGTTTTTGAGATATTCCTCTAAGCCCTtgtttctctcttcttcttttttttttgtgtaatgtCAATAAAGATTCATTGTGGCAAGGCCTCAACTAATTGGAAAAGGATTTGGAGACAttggaaagaaggaaaagattgGCTTATTCCCTTGAGTAACTCAAAAATTCTTTTTCATATACTCAGGTGATCATCTTCTTCTCTATCTAATTTCTAACTTAATATTCTCCACTCGAGCATAATTGCCCTCTTTCATCTCATGCTTCAAGCTACAGTTCAAAGTGTGACTCTAACATATCCAAGATGCAATCATTTGCATCAATTCGATGGGATAAGCAGACATGCATAACCAATCTTGTCAAACTTTACAAATAAATTGCATCCATTAATTCTTTAGGTCTACTAGGTGACGTGATTCCAACCTCAATTGCATCAATCCATTTGATCTTGAAGATAATCTCTAGGTCTACCAACAAATCAGCTAAAAAAGAAAGAGTAGGCTCTAGTGTAGGAATGTGGATTTATTCCTACAATTCCATTGGACTCTAGCTTAATTATCTGGCCTCCATCATGACTAGAGAAATGAGAAAATATCCAAGGAATATGTCTCATCAAAATCTCTACATGAGGATTTTTAGCAAGAGCAATTCTAGTAGGATTATATCAACCCCTCCCTCCAGCTTTATATACAG
The Coffea arabica cultivar ET-39 chromosome 6c, Coffea Arabica ET-39 HiFi, whole genome shotgun sequence genome window above contains:
- the LOC113692254 gene encoding B3 domain-containing protein At5g60130; this translates as MVKGKRKDDSNRIPAFFKAFIPNTSTERLKIPIAFTKMIRGSLPDKAFLRDRYGNIWPVELARIENATFFLEGWAKFVKDNSVELGDFLVFHFDGNCVFNVKLLGHTACDKKGVGGRMFKVKEEEENEKEDDEKGENESLQNNYNTVDETDHNEEYNAEEEEEEEEEMQVQQKAKSNQRAAKPKASCKGLKKIKKSINGPADLVSHKSGTEASKCNLWKAKRIDAYGFNLFKSGKIPQPKNPYFVTKVRTKRQDELYVPVDVVKDHNLEFPPEIVLHDPKGREWRARLRRWSDGRIWYCGGWRSLCRLNLVGEEDICICEFVKREGGGLRINVTFVRPEDLA